One Pseudomonas tolaasii NCPPB 2192 genomic window carries:
- the macA gene encoding macrolide transporter subunit MacA has translation MEKSKLRKLGMLTVLAVAIGLVVYTVQAPADAPQYLTATAERGDIENAVLATGLLEGVKQVDVGAQVSGQLKSLKVKVGDKVKKGQWLAEIDPLILQNTLRKAQVDEEDLQAQRRATAAQLRQAKSVYERYKGLQDDASVSRQDFEDAESNFHVQQANLLSLDAQIKNAHIQIDTAKVNLAYTRIVAPIDGDVVGIVTQEGQTVIANQLAPVLLKLADLDTMTVKAQVSEADVIHISPGQPVYFTILGEADKRYYAKLRGTEPAPQNFLETQTAGTPKQNTAVFYNALFDVPNPDHRLRISMTAQVRIVLDTAQAALMVPVAALGERNKDGSYPLRVLDAKGQAVSRDVKTGINNNVKVQVLEGLAEGDKVVIGDATPAVAGS, from the coding sequence ATGGAAAAGTCAAAGCTTCGCAAACTCGGAATGCTCACCGTACTGGCTGTCGCCATCGGCCTGGTGGTCTACACCGTCCAGGCCCCCGCCGACGCACCGCAATACCTCACGGCCACCGCCGAACGCGGTGACATTGAAAACGCTGTATTGGCCACCGGCTTGCTCGAAGGCGTCAAGCAGGTCGACGTCGGCGCCCAGGTCTCCGGGCAGCTCAAGTCCCTCAAGGTCAAGGTCGGCGACAAGGTGAAAAAAGGCCAGTGGCTGGCCGAGATCGACCCGCTGATCCTGCAAAACACCTTGCGCAAGGCTCAGGTGGACGAAGAGGACCTGCAGGCCCAGCGCCGCGCCACGGCGGCCCAGCTCAGGCAGGCCAAGTCAGTGTATGAACGTTACAAAGGCCTGCAGGATGACGCATCGGTGTCGCGCCAGGACTTTGAAGACGCCGAGTCCAATTTCCACGTGCAGCAGGCCAACCTGTTGTCGCTGGATGCGCAAATCAAGAATGCGCATATCCAGATCGACACCGCCAAGGTCAACCTGGCTTACACCCGCATCGTCGCGCCCATCGACGGCGATGTGGTGGGCATCGTCACCCAGGAAGGCCAGACCGTGATCGCCAACCAGCTGGCGCCGGTGCTGCTCAAGCTGGCTGACCTGGACACCATGACCGTCAAGGCCCAGGTTTCGGAAGCTGACGTGATCCACATCAGCCCCGGCCAGCCGGTGTATTTCACCATCCTCGGCGAGGCCGACAAGCGCTACTACGCCAAGCTGCGCGGCACGGAGCCGGCGCCGCAGAACTTCCTCGAAACCCAGACCGCCGGCACCCCCAAGCAGAACACCGCGGTGTTCTATAACGCGCTGTTTGACGTGCCCAATCCGGATCACCGCCTGCGCATCTCCATGACGGCCCAGGTGCGCATCGTGCTCGACACCGCGCAGGCGGCGTTGATGGTGCCGGTGGCGGCGCTGGGTGAGCGCAACAAGGACGGCAGCTACCCGTTGCGCGTGCTGGATGCCAAGGGCCAGGCGGTGTCGCGGGATGTGAAGACCGGCATCAACAACAACGTCAAGGTGCAGGTGCTTGAAGGCCTGGCCGAGGGCGACAAAGTGGTGATCGGCGACGCGACGCCCGCCGTGGCGGGGAGCTGA
- a CDS encoding MacB family efflux pump subunit, which translates to MTQPLLELKGITRSFMAGEREFIALKGIDLTIHAGEMVAIIGASGSGKSTLMNILGGLDYATAGSYKINGIETRSLGDEQLAELRRDYFGFIFQRYHLLAHLSALHNVEMPAIYAGTPQTQRHSRARELLDRLGLAGHTTHRPSQLSGGQQQRVSIARALMNGGEVILADEPTGALDSHSGKEVMRILAELHAAGHTVIIVTHDPKVAANAQRIVEVSDGEIVSDKANDSVGLELPDGAPIEPKRSGARRLVASLGLFKEAFNMAWVALVSHRMRTLLTMLGIVIGITSVVSISAIGEGAKRYVLKDIQAIGSNTIDIFSGTSFGDSRASAIQTLMPSDVDALNQLYYVDSATPVVGRNLLLRFGNIDVDAQVNGVSDRYFKVKGLKLEAGIAFSESHARRQAQVVVIDHNTRNRLFGPNVDPLGQVILVGSLPCTVIGVTADNKNMFAASKALNVWVPYETAAGRLLGQRHLDSITVRIKDGQPSKVVEDNVNKLMLQRHGTKDFFTNNLDSIMQTVQKTSRSLALLLSLIAVISLLVGGIGVMNIMLVSVTERTREIGIRMAVGARQSDIRQQFLVEAVMVCLIGGIIGISLSYAIGSLFSLFVKEWEMVFSLGSIITAFACSTLIGIVFGFVPARNAARLDPIEALARD; encoded by the coding sequence ATGACCCAGCCACTCTTGGAACTCAAGGGCATCACCCGCAGTTTCATGGCCGGCGAGCGTGAATTCATCGCGCTCAAGGGCATCGACCTGACGATTCATGCCGGGGAAATGGTCGCCATTATCGGTGCCTCGGGGTCGGGGAAATCCACCCTGATGAACATCCTCGGCGGCCTGGATTACGCCACGGCCGGCAGCTACAAAATCAACGGCATCGAGACCCGTTCGCTGGGCGATGAGCAACTGGCGGAGCTGCGTCGTGATTACTTCGGCTTTATCTTCCAGCGTTATCACCTGCTGGCGCATTTGAGTGCCTTGCACAACGTGGAAATGCCGGCGATCTATGCCGGTACGCCGCAAACCCAGCGCCACAGCCGTGCGCGTGAGTTGCTGGACCGGCTGGGGCTGGCGGGGCATACCACGCACCGGCCCAGCCAGCTGTCCGGCGGGCAACAGCAGCGGGTGAGTATTGCCCGGGCCTTGATGAACGGCGGCGAAGTGATCCTCGCCGACGAACCCACCGGCGCCCTCGACAGCCACAGCGGCAAGGAGGTGATGCGCATCCTCGCCGAGCTGCACGCCGCGGGGCACACGGTGATTATCGTCACCCACGACCCCAAGGTGGCGGCCAATGCCCAGCGCATCGTCGAAGTCAGCGACGGCGAAATCGTCAGCGACAAGGCCAATGACAGTGTTGGCCTGGAACTGCCCGACGGGGCGCCCATCGAGCCCAAGCGTAGTGGTGCGCGGCGCCTGGTGGCGAGCCTGGGGTTGTTCAAGGAAGCCTTCAACATGGCGTGGGTGGCGCTGGTGTCGCACCGCATGCGCACCTTGCTGACCATGCTCGGCATTGTGATCGGCATCACTTCGGTGGTGTCCATCTCGGCCATCGGCGAAGGCGCCAAGCGCTATGTACTCAAGGACATCCAGGCCATCGGCAGCAATACCATCGACATCTTTTCCGGCACCAGTTTTGGCGACAGCCGCGCCTCGGCCATCCAGACCCTGATGCCCTCGGATGTGGACGCATTGAACCAGCTGTATTACGTCGACAGCGCCACGCCGGTGGTGGGTCGCAACCTGTTGCTGCGCTTCGGCAACATCGACGTGGACGCGCAGGTCAATGGTGTCAGCGACCGCTACTTCAAGGTCAAAGGCCTCAAGCTGGAAGCCGGTATTGCCTTCAGCGAAAGCCATGCGCGGCGTCAGGCACAGGTGGTGGTGATCGACCACAACACCCGCAACCGGCTGTTCGGGCCGAATGTGGACCCGCTGGGCCAGGTGATTCTGGTGGGCAGCTTGCCGTGCACCGTGATCGGTGTGACTGCCGACAACAAGAACATGTTCGCCGCCAGTAAAGCGCTGAACGTGTGGGTGCCTTACGAAACGGCGGCGGGGCGGCTGTTGGGCCAGCGCCATCTGGACAGCATCACCGTGCGCATCAAGGACGGCCAGCCGAGCAAGGTGGTGGAAGACAACGTCAACAAGCTGATGCTGCAACGCCACGGCACCAAGGACTTCTTCACCAACAACCTCGACAGCATCATGCAGACCGTGCAGAAAACCAGCCGCTCGCTGGCGCTGCTGCTGTCGCTGATCGCGGTGATTTCGTTGCTGGTGGGGGGTATTGGCGTGATGAACATCATGCTGGTGTCGGTTACCGAGCGTACCCGTGAGATCGGCATTCGCATGGCGGTGGGCGCGCGGCAGTCGGACATCCGCCAGCAGTTTCTGGTGGAGGCGGTGATGGTGTGTCTGATCGGCGGGATCATCGGCATCTCGCTGTCTTACGCCATCGGCTCTCTGTTTTCGTTGTTTGTGAAAGAGTGGGAGATGGTGTTTTCACTGGGCTCGATCATCACGGCATTTGCCTGCTCGACGCTGATCGGCATTGTGTTCGGGTTTGTACCCGCCAGGAATGCGGCGCGGCTGGACCCGATTGAGGCGTTGGCGAGAGACTGA